A genome region from Candidatus Latescibacterota bacterium includes the following:
- the ftsW gene encoding putative lipid II flippase FtsW yields the protein MKKGSKYDMNLFFVTCLLVALGLIMVFSASQVIAREQFSSSFFFIQRHAIRVGIGMCCLFVFMKIPFGIYRKVSVWGLGLAVFLLVSIFIWGHEARGASRWLPVFKFMLQPVEVAKFALIIFISAWISERRNKIKDFKTGYLPVLGIVLLIAGLVVLQPNVSNATLIVVLSLVLLFIGGCRIIHLVTSTGIMAAVAVPILYSFPHVRERFSALLDRGSDIQGQGWQLNQSLIAIGSGFICGCGPGRGHQKYSFLPDAHTDFIYSIIGEEFGLIGTLVVLTLFIVIFKKAVGTAKRAPDTFGYLLANGIGLAIFSTAIINISMTLGLIPIVGLPLPFVSYGGSSLVTSMSAIGILLNISSRGRKSSKRASKNLGRYGRTIYARRRPAEDPV from the coding sequence TTGAAGAAGGGGTCTAAATACGATATGAACCTTTTCTTTGTGACCTGCCTGCTGGTCGCGTTGGGCCTCATAATGGTATTTTCGGCCAGCCAGGTCATCGCCCGCGAACAGTTCAGCTCGTCATTCTTTTTTATTCAACGCCACGCGATAAGAGTTGGAATCGGAATGTGCTGTCTTTTTGTCTTCATGAAGATCCCTTTCGGTATCTACAGGAAGGTCTCGGTGTGGGGGCTCGGCCTGGCCGTCTTCCTGCTTGTCTCGATATTTATCTGGGGGCATGAAGCAAGGGGCGCCAGTCGCTGGCTTCCGGTCTTCAAGTTCATGCTTCAGCCGGTCGAAGTCGCAAAGTTTGCACTGATAATATTCATTTCAGCGTGGATATCCGAGCGCAGGAACAAGATAAAGGACTTTAAGACAGGTTATCTTCCGGTTCTTGGGATCGTACTCCTGATAGCCGGTCTTGTGGTGCTGCAACCGAATGTGAGTAATGCGACTCTGATAGTCGTACTTTCCCTGGTACTTCTGTTCATAGGCGGGTGTAGAATAATTCATCTTGTAACCTCGACCGGGATAATGGCAGCTGTCGCAGTTCCGATCCTTTACAGCTTTCCGCATGTCAGGGAGCGGTTCTCTGCTCTTCTTGACAGGGGATCAGATATTCAGGGACAGGGCTGGCAGTTGAACCAGTCGCTTATCGCGATCGGGTCCGGATTTATCTGTGGTTGTGGTCCTGGCAGGGGGCACCAGAAATACAGTTTTCTACCAGATGCCCATACAGATTTTATCTATTCGATAATAGGCGAGGAATTCGGGCTGATAGGAACACTGGTTGTGCTTACCCTGTTTATAGTCATTTTTAAAAAAGCCGTAGGTACCGCAAAAAGGGCTCCCGATACTTTCGGATACCTGCTCGCGAATGGGATCGGTCTGGCGATATTTTCGACGGCGATCATCAATATTTCCATGACACTCGGTCTGATTCCCATCGTTGGTCTGCCACTGCCTTTTGTGAGTTATGGTGGATCGTCTCTTGTGACATCGATGTCAGCTATCGGGATTTTGTTGAATATATCGTCCCGTGGACGAAAATCCTCCAAACGTGCGAGTAAAAACCTGGGGCGTTATGGCAGGACAATATACGCAAGAAGGCGTCCAGCGGAGGATCCGGTATGA
- the ftsA gene encoding cell division protein FtsA has protein sequence MHPEFIVSVDFGTTKVAATVGEYTDGHMKIIGAACRPSAGIRKGMVIDIEDAAACVGQAIEQAEKMAGLEIEGVCAGISGPHVRSINSRGMVTIPSDRGEVTYADIERVTEAAGNIILPADMEVLHTIPLDFMVDNQRGISDPTGMNASRLGVEVHLVTAQTVLIENLRRVFEKVGLEMISTVFQPIACGHAVLKDEEMTSGCLVIDIGGGITDYALYHGGFVRMSGVIPAGGENITRDIAIGLRIPESVACDVKLKYGLALESLAGEDEIVLLPGDQENGGHEVRKKIIAAIIEPRCEEIFEMVKSAVSSSQWFDTMGGGVVLTGGGSKLMGMKSVAGQVFDLPVRKGLPEGLMGLSEVVADESWSAAVGLLFFESDRINREASRKSLGGNFRMMLDRIRKIASLFL, from the coding sequence ATGCATCCCGAGTTCATAGTGAGTGTCGATTTTGGAACTACAAAGGTCGCTGCGACAGTCGGGGAGTATACCGACGGTCACATGAAGATCATTGGAGCAGCCTGCAGACCGTCTGCGGGAATCAGAAAAGGTATGGTCATCGATATTGAGGACGCGGCTGCCTGTGTCGGCCAGGCGATCGAGCAGGCTGAAAAGATGGCCGGCCTTGAGATCGAGGGTGTCTGTGCCGGTATTTCCGGGCCTCATGTCCGGAGCATAAACAGTAGAGGGATGGTAACCATACCATCGGACCGCGGTGAAGTGACTTACGCTGACATCGAGAGGGTCACAGAAGCAGCCGGGAATATAATTCTGCCAGCGGATATGGAAGTCCTTCATACGATCCCTTTGGATTTTATGGTCGACAATCAACGAGGTATCAGTGATCCGACCGGGATGAACGCGTCGAGACTTGGAGTGGAAGTCCATCTTGTCACAGCCCAGACGGTATTGATAGAAAACCTGAGGAGGGTCTTCGAGAAAGTCGGGCTCGAGATGATAAGTACTGTCTTTCAACCCATCGCCTGCGGCCATGCTGTATTGAAAGATGAAGAGATGACATCAGGATGCCTCGTTATTGATATAGGAGGGGGCATAACAGATTATGCGTTGTATCACGGAGGGTTCGTAAGAATGAGCGGCGTTATTCCAGCGGGTGGGGAGAATATCACGAGGGATATAGCCATCGGTTTGAGGATTCCTGAGTCGGTAGCGTGTGATGTTAAACTGAAGTATGGCCTGGCGCTCGAATCGCTCGCCGGGGAAGACGAGATCGTCCTCCTTCCGGGTGACCAGGAAAATGGGGGACATGAAGTAAGAAAAAAAATAATCGCGGCAATCATCGAACCAAGATGTGAAGAGATATTTGAAATGGTCAAGAGCGCTGTCTCGTCCAGCCAATGGTTCGATACGATGGGTGGAGGGGTTGTCTTGACAGGTGGTGGTTCCAAACTGATGGGGATGAAGAGTGTAGCAGGTCAGGTCTTCGACCTGCCAGTGAGAAAGGGACTTCCCGAGGGATTGATGGGGCTTTCGGAAGTAGTAGCGGACGAGAGCTGGAGCGCCGCCGTTGGACTTCTGTTCTTTGAAAGTGACAGAATAAATAGAGAAGCATCACGGAAAAGTCTTGGAGGCAATTTTCGTATGATGCTCGACAGGATCAGAAAAATAGCGAGTTTATTTCTTTAA
- the murC gene encoding UDP-N-acetylmuramate--L-alanine ligase codes for MLGKAKNIHFVGIGGIGMSGIAEVLINLGFIVSGSDLEKSDITEHLSSLGARICEGHSAGNIADAEVVVVSSAINSTNPEVVAANESGIPVIPRSDMLGELMRMRSGIAIAGAHGKTTTTSLAAVVLEEAGLDPTVVVGGKVKSLKTNARLGEGEYIVAEVDESDGNFVRLSPDIALITNIDAEHLDFYGSLENIFDAFVRFARQVTFNGAVICCLDDPNVRNILPRIDRRIITYGFSVEADITGRITEYSGEGTEFTVIAGDEEKGRFFLRLPGRHNVLNALGVCALAGELGIGFDDVRKAFNDFKGVGRRFEFKGKSSGVTVIDDYAHHPTEIKAAVETARKSFNSRVVVVFQPHRYTRTRDLHKRFSECFHDADELFITEIYAAGERPIPGITGELVYRSALRGGAKKVTYIPDWEGLRESVYSCLEEGDVLLTLGAGNIFKMGEEYLERESND; via the coding sequence ATGCTCGGTAAAGCGAAGAACATCCACTTTGTCGGGATCGGCGGCATAGGTATGAGCGGCATCGCGGAAGTTTTGATCAACCTTGGTTTCATCGTAAGCGGATCCGATCTGGAGAAATCTGACATAACAGAACATCTATCTTCCCTGGGAGCCAGAATTTGCGAGGGTCACAGCGCGGGGAATATAGCAGATGCGGAAGTAGTTGTCGTATCGTCAGCGATAAACTCCACAAATCCAGAGGTCGTAGCGGCCAATGAGTCAGGAATCCCGGTGATTCCCCGGTCAGATATGCTCGGAGAACTGATGAGAATGCGAAGTGGGATAGCGATTGCTGGAGCCCACGGAAAGACTACTACTACTTCACTTGCTGCTGTCGTCCTGGAAGAAGCCGGACTGGATCCAACAGTGGTCGTTGGAGGCAAGGTCAAGAGTCTTAAGACAAACGCCAGGCTTGGAGAAGGCGAATATATAGTAGCCGAAGTCGATGAGAGCGATGGGAATTTCGTTCGTCTTTCCCCTGATATCGCATTGATAACAAACATTGACGCAGAACATCTCGATTTCTACGGGAGCCTTGAGAATATCTTCGACGCGTTTGTGCGGTTTGCGAGGCAGGTCACATTCAATGGCGCAGTCATCTGTTGCCTGGATGATCCGAATGTAAGGAACATTCTTCCAAGGATTGATCGCAGGATAATCACTTACGGGTTTTCGGTGGAGGCCGATATCACAGGAAGAATAACTGAATACAGCGGAGAAGGAACTGAATTCACTGTTATTGCAGGGGATGAGGAAAAAGGACGGTTTTTTCTCAGGTTGCCAGGTCGACACAACGTCCTTAATGCTCTCGGTGTTTGTGCCCTTGCTGGAGAACTCGGAATCGGATTTGACGATGTAAGAAAAGCATTCAATGATTTTAAGGGTGTGGGGAGGCGATTCGAATTCAAGGGAAAGAGCTCGGGAGTGACAGTCATCGATGACTATGCTCACCATCCGACCGAGATAAAGGCAGCTGTAGAAACGGCTAGAAAAAGTTTCAATAGCAGAGTCGTCGTGGTTTTTCAGCCACACAGGTATACGAGGACCCGTGATCTGCATAAGAGGTTCTCTGAATGTTTTCATGATGCCGACGAACTATTCATTACAGAAATATATGCGGCGGGAGAACGGCCTATTCCCGGGATCACTGGCGAGCTGGTGTACAGGAGTGCTCTCAGGGGTGGAGCAAAAAAAGTAACATATATCCCCGACTGGGAAGGTCTAAGGGAATCGGTTTACTCGTGTCTGGAGGAAGGAGATGTACTTCTTACTCTTGGGGCGGGAAACATTTTCAAGATGGGTGAAGAGTACCTTGAGAGGGAGAGCAACGATTGA
- a CDS encoding cell division protein FtsQ/DivIB, producing the protein MIVKSNKRRMVKRKKRKVRLSQVLLSVLGLLAVAGTVYIFFFTTAFELREVRLHGGRYLPADSLQPMADRYIGSNVFTVSLSELGSRLMSHSQVYRADFRRRPLHRIDCYIQERVPVALLAFETMKAVDDEGVILRDDKTQWEVDLPVITGISSKEAGTETGKRMITNSLEVLRLLKEFNFSPAQQLSEIHIDGEDILLVWMSEGTIVQLGSSDYLDRVRKFRAVYSALQEDGEFPEFIDLRFDRQVVIR; encoded by the coding sequence TTGATAGTCAAGAGTAACAAAAGGCGTATGGTGAAGAGGAAGAAACGGAAAGTCAGACTGTCACAGGTACTTCTATCTGTCCTGGGATTGCTTGCGGTCGCCGGTACTGTCTACATCTTCTTTTTCACGACCGCATTCGAGCTTCGTGAAGTAAGGCTTCACGGTGGAAGGTATCTGCCAGCCGATTCACTTCAGCCGATGGCCGACCGCTATATCGGTTCGAATGTCTTCACGGTCTCCCTGTCCGAACTGGGATCCAGATTGATGTCACATTCTCAGGTATACCGCGCTGATTTCAGACGGAGACCACTTCACAGGATAGATTGTTACATTCAGGAGAGAGTGCCGGTAGCGTTACTTGCTTTTGAAACGATGAAAGCAGTAGATGACGAGGGAGTGATATTGCGGGATGATAAGACCCAATGGGAAGTGGATCTTCCTGTGATAACGGGGATTTCATCGAAAGAGGCCGGGACGGAAACAGGAAAGAGAATGATAACCAATTCTCTGGAAGTGTTGAGATTGCTCAAGGAGTTCAACTTTTCCCCCGCTCAGCAGCTTTCAGAGATCCATATCGACGGAGAAGACATATTGCTCGTCTGGATGAGCGAGGGAACGATCGTCCAATTGGGTAGTTCCGATTATCTGGATAGAGTAAGGAAATTCAGGGCTGTATATAGCGCCCTGCAGGAAGATGGAGAGTTTCCAGAATTTATCGATCTAAGATTCGACCGACAGGTCGTCATCCGGTGA
- the murG gene encoding undecaprenyldiphospho-muramoylpentapeptide beta-N-acetylglucosaminyltransferase, translating to MKVEKSMKFVFAGGGTGGHLYPALAVAELMSDRHPGFEALFIGTRSGIEARVVPESEYRIKFISSRGVRGRGFVGKVITIASLMVGIVQASIIILRFKPDLVFGSGGYASVAVIISAFILRKRIVLQEQNSIPGLANRMLAPCAKKVYLGFESAREWLKGHKGIKVTGNPLRTQVRQVRMDTGKDSKGEFGLGLDGHVLLVFGGSQGAASLNRAATRFILENEDIQAIVQTGKKDFEKVRDELARAGSRVYVSPYINDIYKAYLAADIALARSGALSVSELIAMSLPAILVPYPWSADDHQVHNARAVVRAGGAKMILDEDLNAETLRMAIRDIFDVTGNLENMTKALQEMGGRGATEAICDDIEEYLNGKANLGVSEKIDEYDGEIDEGGNDAR from the coding sequence ATGAAGGTGGAGAAAAGCATGAAGTTCGTATTTGCCGGAGGAGGAACAGGTGGTCACCTGTATCCAGCGCTCGCGGTCGCGGAACTGATGTCGGACCGTCATCCCGGATTTGAAGCACTATTCATAGGTACAAGATCTGGAATTGAAGCGAGAGTGGTTCCCGAGTCGGAATATCGGATAAAGTTTATTTCCTCAAGAGGAGTTCGTGGAAGAGGGTTTGTCGGGAAGGTCATAACGATTGCCAGCCTCATGGTCGGGATCGTCCAGGCTTCAATTATCATCTTGCGGTTCAAGCCGGATCTGGTCTTCGGAAGTGGTGGTTACGCAAGCGTGGCGGTAATAATTTCGGCGTTTATCCTGAGGAAAAGGATCGTGCTGCAGGAGCAGAACTCGATTCCGGGACTTGCGAACAGGATGCTCGCACCGTGTGCTAAAAAGGTATATCTGGGATTTGAGAGTGCCCGGGAATGGTTGAAAGGTCACAAGGGAATCAAAGTTACAGGAAATCCTTTGAGGACCCAGGTAAGACAGGTAAGGATGGATACGGGAAAAGATTCAAAAGGTGAATTCGGACTTGGGCTCGACGGTCATGTTCTTCTGGTCTTCGGTGGAAGCCAGGGCGCAGCTTCCCTGAACAGGGCGGCTACTCGTTTCATCCTCGAAAATGAAGATATCCAGGCCATAGTACAGACTGGGAAAAAGGATTTTGAAAAGGTAAGAGATGAACTTGCCAGGGCCGGATCGAGGGTTTATGTCTCTCCATATATAAACGATATCTACAAAGCCTATCTCGCCGCTGATATTGCTCTCGCAAGGTCGGGAGCCCTGAGTGTCTCAGAATTGATTGCAATGAGCCTGCCGGCGATCCTTGTTCCTTATCCGTGGTCGGCGGATGACCATCAGGTCCACAATGCCAGGGCAGTCGTTCGCGCCGGGGGCGCGAAAATGATCCTGGACGAGGATCTTAACGCTGAGACACTGAGGATGGCAATTCGCGATATCTTTGACGTGACGGGAAACCTTGAGAATATGACGAAAGCTCTTCAGGAGATGGGTGGAAGAGGAGCGACGGAAGCAATATGTGACGACATTGAAGAATACTTGAATGGCAAGGCGAACCTGGGTGTATCGGAAAAAATAGATGAGTATGACGGTGAGATCGATGAAGGAGGGAACGATGCTCGGTAA